One window of the Marmota flaviventris isolate mMarFla1 chromosome 2, mMarFla1.hap1, whole genome shotgun sequence genome contains the following:
- the Ccndbp1 gene encoding cyclin-D1-binding protein 1, whose product MASETASAASVLTLAPPLEQLRHLAAELRLLLPGVRVGEARETTEEFNREVFWRRLNEAAVKVSWEATALTTVFSRLPLPSPQETQRISEQVCAAVKAIIAVYYSLPKEQGITLRKLVRSATLDIVDGMAQLVEVLLITPPQSPENSNLISYNNVWVACQQVPQIPKDNKAAALLMLTKSVDFVKDAHEEMEQAVEECDPYCGLLNDSEEDNHSNEDVLGFPSNRDLYWSEEDQELIIPCLALVRSSKACLKKIRILVAENGKKDQVAQLDDIVDISDEISPSVDDLALSIYPPMCHLTVRINSAKLVSVLRKALEITKASHVTPQPEDSWIPLLINAVDHCMNRIKELTQSEI is encoded by the exons ATGGCGAGCGAAACTGCGTCTGCAGCCTCAGTCCTCACTCTGGCTCCGCCTTTGGAACAGCTCCGGCACTTGGCGGCCGAGCTGCGGTTGCTCTTGCCTGGAGTGCGGG TCGGCGAAGCCCGGGAGACCACTGAGGAGTTTAATCGGGAGGTGTTCTGGAGAAGACTCA ATGAGGCAGCTGTTAAAGTGTCATGGGAAGCCACCGCTCTGACTACAGTCTTCTCTCGACTTCCATTGCCGTCTCCACAG GAAACCCAGAGGATCAGTGAACAAGTCTGTGCTGCCGTCAAGGCAATTATTGCGGTGTACTATTCACTTCCCAAGGAACAGG GGATCACCCTGAGAAAGCTGGTACGGAGTGCCACTTTGGACATTGTGGATGGCATGGCTCAGCTTGTGGAAGTGCTTCTTATCACTCCACCTCAGAG ccctgaaaacagTAACCTTATTTCCTACAACAATGTCTGGGTTGCATGCCAGCAAGTTCCTCAGATACCAAAAG ATAATAAAGCTGCAGCCCTATTAATGCTGACAAAGAGTGTGGATTTTGTGAAGGATGCACATGAAGAAATGGAGCAG GCTGTGGAAGAATGTGACCCTTACTGTGGTCTCTTGAATGATTCTGAGGAGGACAACCACAGCAATGAAGATGTGTTGGGGTTTCCAAGCAATCGAGACTTATATTGGTCTGAGGAAGATCAAGAGCTCATAATCCCATGTCTTGCACTGGTGAGATCATCCAAAGCTTGCCTGAAGAAAATACGGATCTTAGTGGCAGAGAATGGGAAGAAGGATCAGGTGGCTCAGCTGGATGACATTGTGGATATTTCTGATGAGATCAGCCCTAG CGTGGATGATTTGGCTCTGAGCATATATCCACCTATGTGCCACCTGACTGTGCGAATCAAT TCTGCAAAACTTGTATCTGTTTTAAGGAAGGCACTCGAAATTACAAA AGCAAGTCATGTGACCCCTCAGCCAGAAGATAGTTGGATCCCTTTACTCATTAATGCTGTTGATCATTGCATGAACAGAATTAAGGAGCTCACTCAGAGTGAAATTTAA